The genomic segment CGTGACGGCGTGGACCGCTATCTCGCGGTGTACCTCGGTGACCCGGGATGCGATCCGGCCGGTGTGCGGGTGCGGGCCCGGGAGAACTGCCGGGCGGGCCGGGTCCGCTGGGACGCGGCGACGGGGGTGCTGGTCGCGGAGCTGCTGTTCGACACCCGGTTGCGGGCCGGTGAGACGTACTTCTTCGGGTACGGCTTCGACGACGGTACGGGCGGGCCGTGCGGCGAGTACATGCGCGGCTTCACCTTCGCCGGCGGGCAGTACGTCCTTCAGGTGGGCTTCGACGAGGACGCGCTGCCCGTGCGGTGCCGGCGCTTCGCGCAGGTCTCGGCGGGGGCGCCGCGTGCGGCCCGGACGGATCTGACCCTCACCGGCAGGCACCGGACCGTGCATCTGGTGGAGCAGGCGGTACGGCCCGGTCTGGTCGGCATCGACTGGGACTGGGAGTGACGCGGTCCACGCGGTCCCGTACCGGATTCGTCAGGCGTCGGGGCCCGCGACGAGCTTTCCGGCCTCGACCCTGACGGGGACCGGGGACAGCGGCACGGTCGCCGGGCCCTGCACGACCTGCCCCGTCGTCACGTCGAAGCGGCTGCCGTGGCAGGGGCAGTGGCCCTCGTTGCTCTCGACCTTGTCCAGCAGACAGCCCGCGTGGGTGCACTGCGCGCTGAACGCCTTGTACTGGCCCTCGGCCGGGCAGGTGACGACGAGCCGCTTGTCGCGGTAGAGCCTGGAGCCGCCGACGGGCACCTCGCTCGGGGCGCCGAGTTCGACGGGGGCGGTGGGTGTCGGCGTCTGCGCGTGACCGAGCTTGGACTCGGTCGAGCAGGCGGCCACACCGAGTCCGGCGGCGCCCGCGAGCGCGGCGCCCTTCAGCACGGTACGGCGGGCGGCGGACTGGCCGGACATGCGGTCTCCACTGGTCGGAGGGGCGGGGGTGGGGGGGTCAGGGACGCGCGCCAGGGGTACCGGAGGCATCGGTGACGGAACCGACGATACCGGCGGAGACCGGAACGCCCTCGGCCGGGCCGCTCGCCGCTGAGGCGTCCCACGACCAGGTGATACGGGGCGGGGTGACCGGGGCGGGACGACCGGCGCAGGACGGCCGGAACGGCACGACCGGCAGGCACGACCGGCAGGCACGACCGGCAGGCACGACCGGCAGGCACGACCGGCAGGCCGGCCCAGCCATCGCTGGGCCGGCCGTACCGGTTCCGGCGCCCGACCGATATCCGGCGCCCGGCACCGGGCGGGAGCGGGCGGTCGCACACGCCCCGCCCGGTGGCCGCTGGGGGAATCGCGGTTCCGGCTGCGGCCACCCGGGCATCGCAGTACCCCGGGGTCAGCCCTTTCGCGTACGGGCCGCCTTCTTCGCCGCGGGCTTCTTGGCAGCCGCCTTGGCCCCGCTCACGGCCTTCGTCGTGCCCGCCGCCGACTTGGCCGAACCGGTCGCCCTGGCCGTCGCGGTGCGGGTGGCCGGCGCCTCGCTCGCGGCGACCGCCCTCTTCGTGGCCGCCGGCTTCGTGGCCGTCTTCCGGGCGGTCGTCTTCCGCACCGGCTTGCGCCCTGCCGGTACCGCCGCCTCGTTGATCCGGTCCGCGCCCAGGATGTCCTGGAGGAACTTGCCGGTGTGACTGGCCGGGACCGCGGCGATCTGCTCCGGAGTGCCCTCGGCGACGACGAGACCACCGCCGTTGCCCCCTTCGGGGCCCATGTCGACGACCCAGTCGGCGGTCTTGACGACATCGAGGTTGTGCTCGATGACGACCACCGTGTTGCCCTTGTCGACCAGCCCGGAGAGCACCTGGATGAGCTTGCTGATGTCCTCGAAGTGCAGCCCGGTCGTCGGCTCGTCCAGGACGTAGACCGTGCGGCCGGTGGAACGCTTCTGGAGTTCGCTGGCCAGCTTCACCCGCTGAGCCTCACCGCCCGAGAGCGTCGGCGCGGACTGCCCGAGCCTCACGTACCCGAGACCGACCTCGTTGAGCGTCTTCAGGTGCCGGGCGATGGTCGGGACCGCGTCGAAGAAGTCCAGGGCCTCCTCGATCGGCATGTCCAGCACCTCGGCGATGGACTTGCCCTTGTAGTGGACCTCCAGCGTCTCCCGGTTGTAGCGCGCTCCGTGGCAGACCTCGCACGGGACGTAGACGTCCGGCAGGAAGTTCATCTCGATCTTGATCGTGCCGTCGCCCGAGCAGTTCTCGCAGCGCCCGCCCTTGACGTTGAAGGAGAAGCGGCCCGGCAGATAGCCGCGGACCTTCGCCTCCATCGTCTCCGCGAAGAGCCTGCGCACATGGTCGAAGACGCCCGTGTACGTCGCCGGGTTGGACCGGGGCGTACGCCCGATGGGCGACTGGTCCACGTGCACGACCTTGTCGACCAGGTCGTCGCCGTCGACCCGGGTGTGCCGGCCGGGCACCGACTTGGCGCCGTTCAGCTCACGCGCCAGGTGGGTGTAGAGGATGTCGTTGACCAGGGTGGACTTCCCGGACCCTGAGACACCGGTCACCGCCGTGAGCACCCCGAGCGGGAAGGAGACGTCGATGTCCTGGAGGTTGTTCTCCCGGGCGCCGTGCACCGTGAGCCGGCGGGCCGGGTCGACCGGGCGCCGGACGTCGGGCAGCGGGATCGCCCGCTTGCCCGCCAGATACTGGCCGGTGATCGACTCCTTGTTGGTCAGCAGGTCCTCCAGCGAACCGGAGTGGACGACCTTGCCGCCGTGCTCACCGGCTCCGGGGCCGATGTCGACGACCCAGTCGGCCACCTTGATCGTGTCCTCGTCGTGCTCGACGACGATGAGCGTGTTGCCCATGTCCCGGAGCCGGACCAGGGTCTCGATCAGCCGGTGGTTGTCGCGCTGGTGGAGACCGATCGACGGCTCGTCCAGGACGTAGAGCACCCCGACCAGGCCGGAACCGATCTGGGTGGCCAGCCGGATGCGCTGGGCCTCGCCGCCGGACAGTGTGCCCGCCGCGCGGTTCAGCGAGAGGTAGTCGAGGCCGACGTCGACGAGGAACCGCAGCCGCTCGTTGACCTCCTTGAGCACGCGCTCGGCGATCTTCTTGTCGCGGGCGTTCAGCTTCAGCCGGCCGAGGAACTCGGCGCACTCGCTGATCGACATCGCGGAGACCTGGGCGATGGACCTGTCCATGACCGTCACCGCGAGGACGATCGGCTTCAGCCGCGTCCCCTCACAGGTCGGGCACGGGACCTCGCGCATGTAGCCCTCGAAGCGCTCCCTGCTGGAATCGCTCTCGGCCTCGGAGTGCCGCCGCTTGACGAACTGCACCGCACCCTCGAAGGCGGGGGTGGTGTAGGCGCGTTCCCTGCCGTACCTGTTGCGGTAGCGCACCTCGGTCTGGATCTTGTGGCCGTACA from the Streptomyces sp. AM 4-1-1 genome contains:
- a CDS encoding Rieske (2Fe-2S) protein, with translation MSGQSAARRTVLKGAALAGAAGLGVAACSTESKLGHAQTPTPTAPVELGAPSEVPVGGSRLYRDKRLVVTCPAEGQYKAFSAQCTHAGCLLDKVESNEGHCPCHGSRFDVTTGQVVQGPATVPLSPVPVRVEAGKLVAGPDA
- the uvrA gene encoding excinuclease ABC subunit UvrA, with the protein product MTDRLIVRGAREHNLKNVSLDLPRDSLIVFTGLSGSGKSSLAFDTIFAEGQRRYVESLSSYARQFLGQMDKPDVDFIEGLSPAVSIDQKSTSRNPRSTVGTITEVYDYLRLLFARIGKPHCPECGRPISRQSPQAIVDKVLGLPEGSRFQVLSPLVRERKGEFVDLFADLQTKGYSRARVDGVTIQLSEPPTLKKQEKHTIEVVIDRLTVKDSAKRRLTDSVETALGLSGGMVVLDFVDLPEDDPERERMYSEHLYCPYDDLSFEEMEPRSFSFNSPFGACPDCTGIGTRMEVDAELVVPDEEKSLDEGAIHPWSHGHTREYFGRLIGALADALGFRTDIPWAGLPQRAKKALLYGHKIQTEVRYRNRYGRERAYTTPAFEGAVQFVKRRHSEAESDSSRERFEGYMREVPCPTCEGTRLKPIVLAVTVMDRSIAQVSAMSISECAEFLGRLKLNARDKKIAERVLKEVNERLRFLVDVGLDYLSLNRAAGTLSGGEAQRIRLATQIGSGLVGVLYVLDEPSIGLHQRDNHRLIETLVRLRDMGNTLIVVEHDEDTIKVADWVVDIGPGAGEHGGKVVHSGSLEDLLTNKESITGQYLAGKRAIPLPDVRRPVDPARRLTVHGARENNLQDIDVSFPLGVLTAVTGVSGSGKSTLVNDILYTHLARELNGAKSVPGRHTRVDGDDLVDKVVHVDQSPIGRTPRSNPATYTGVFDHVRRLFAETMEAKVRGYLPGRFSFNVKGGRCENCSGDGTIKIEMNFLPDVYVPCEVCHGARYNRETLEVHYKGKSIAEVLDMPIEEALDFFDAVPTIARHLKTLNEVGLGYVRLGQSAPTLSGGEAQRVKLASELQKRSTGRTVYVLDEPTTGLHFEDISKLIQVLSGLVDKGNTVVVIEHNLDVVKTADWVVDMGPEGGNGGGLVVAEGTPEQIAAVPASHTGKFLQDILGADRINEAAVPAGRKPVRKTTARKTATKPAATKRAVAASEAPATRTATARATGSAKSAAGTTKAVSGAKAAAKKPAAKKAARTRKG